The Microbacterium phyllosphaerae region CCTCGGGGCCGTGATGATGCTCTCGACGAGAGTGTCCTGGTTCCGCGGAGTCGCAGGGATCGCCGCATCCGCCGCAGTGATGCTCCTGGTCAATCAACTGCGCCTCGCGCTCATCGGCTGGTCGACCCAGCTGGGCGGCCTCGACGCCGGCTACGAGATCGGACACCGCTTCGCAGGTTCCGTCGTCGGCATCGCGGGCTTCGCGGCGGGGCTGATCGTGCTCATCGCCGTGGCGGGCGTCCGTCGTCGTCGACGACCGGCACGGCCCTGACGACCGAAGACAGAACGACTCCGCGACCGAAGACCCCTCACGACAGATCCCGCTGACGGCCTCACGAAAGGACCTCTGATGCTCTCCCTCCTCGGCTCCATCTCGCTCGTCCTCACGGTGATGTTCCTCGCCTACATGACGTTCATCCTCATCCCCTACGTCCGGCACAGGAAGGAGAAGCCGGGGGACCCCGCGCTCTTCGACTGGCACATCTTCGTGCCGTGCCGTGACGAGGCCGCCGTCATCGCCACCACGATCGCGCGCCAGCGCGAGCGGTTCCCGCAGGCCCACCTCTGGGTGATCGACGACGACAGCGACGACGAGACCTCGGCGATCATCCAGGCGCACGCGGATGTCGACCCGTTCGTGCACCTGGTGCAGCGCCGGCGACCCCTCGCGCGCACGGGGAAGGGTGATGCCCTGAACAGCGCGTACGACGCACTCAACGGATGGCTGCCGACCGACGCCGACCGCGACCGCATCATCGTGACGGTCGTGGATGCCGATGGAGAGATGGCGGAGAACGCGCTCGCGGCGGTGGCAGCCGACGACTGCTTCGGCGATCCGGTGGTGGGAGCCGCCCAGATCACCGTCTGGATGAAGAACCGCGACGATCGCACGCCGTACCCCGAGAAGGGGAGGCTCGCGAACGCCTTCGCCCGATATCTGATCCGGATGCAGGACGTGGAGTTCCGCACGGTGATCCTGGCGATGCAGTCGCTGAGGTCGAAGACCGGCACGGTCGGACTCGGCGGCAACGGGCAGTTCACGCGGCTCTCGGTGCTCGACCGGATCGGAGAGGGGTACGGCGCACCCTGGCACGGGGCACTGCTCGAAGACTACGAGCTCGGGCTTCACGTGATCCTGGCCGGCTACGAGAATAGTCAGGTCCATGACACGTACGTCGCGCAGGAGGCGCTGCCGAGCCTTCGGCGTCTGCTCGCCCAGCGCACGCGCTGGTCGCAGGGCAACATCCAGTGCGTGAAGTACATCAAGGACATCGTGCGCTCACGCCACTTCGACAGCTCCGGCGTCCTGGAGTGCCTCTACTACCTGTTCCTTCCCTTCCTGCAGATGATCGGTCTGATCGTCATCCTGCTCACGCTGGCATTCCACGGCGCGGGCGTGATCGCCGATCCGGCAGCGCTCGACGGACTCGTCGACAATGCGTGGGCGTTCGTCCTTCTCGGGATGCTGTTCGGCATCGGACCGTTCGTGATCTGGGGCATCCTGTACAAGCTGCGCTGCGAGCCGGGTTCGAGCTGGTTGCAGGCGGTGAGCTGGGGAGCCGGCCTCTTCTTCTTCGTGCAGTACATCCTCGTGTCGGTGACGCGGGCCATGCTCCGTGTGGTGCTCGGCCGCAACGGGTGGGCGAAGACCCGACGTAACGCCGAGACGCATGTCGTCGGTCCGGTCGCTGTCGATGTCTGAGCGTTCGGCATCCGTCCCTGCGTTATCCGTCGAGAGCCCGGTCGGCCCGGTCGTGGCGGGGACCGTCGCCGCGCTCCTGGACGCCGCGGCGGTGGTCGGCTGCGCGAGCATCCTCTGGAACGGGGGAGGCTCGACCGTCGTCGACGGCTCCTGGGTCTCGCAGGCCGGATGCCTCCTGCTCGCCTCATCGCTGCTGCTGATCCGGCTCGCGCTCTCCCTGTCGCTCGCCGTCGAACGGGTGGTCGTCGCGATCGACATCGCCGTGCTCGCCGCGCTGGTGTCGGCATGGGGTCTGTCCTCGCGCTACTTCGTCGGCTGGCTCGCCACGTATGGCGCGCTCGTGCTGATCCTCGCCTCGCTGTGGCATCTGCTGGCGATCCTCGTCACACGGCACCGCGTGGACGGGACCGACGGAACGGTGGCCGCTCTGCGCGCCGGATGCGTGGCCGTCGCGCTCGTCGCGCTCGTCGTGGTGTCTCCGATCCACGCGTGGAGCCCCCGGATCCTCAGCGGTCTGGTCGTGCTGATCAGCGGCGCCGTGTTCTTCGCGTTCGTGCTGCGGATCTGGATCAGGGCACTGCGCAGGGTCGGCTGAGGCTTCGGCTCGCCCGATCCCGGTGTCGGTGCCGCCGGATAACGTGGGTGCATGACTTCGCTGATCGCCGGGCCCGACCACCGCGAGCGCTGTGCGTGGGTGGGCGATGACGCCGAGTACCGCCGGTATCACGACGAGGAGTGGGGTACACCGCTGCACGGCGACCGGGCACTGTTCGAGAAGACGGCGCTCGAGGGATTCCAGGCGGGGCTGTCGTGGATCACGATCCTGCGCAAGCGGCCCCGATTCCGCGAGGTGTTCGCAGGATTCGAGCCCGAGGCGGTCGCGGAGTTCGACGAGTCCGATGTCGAGCGACTCATGGCGGATGCGGGGATCATCCGTAACCGCGCCAAGATCGAGGCCACGATCGGCAACGCACGTCTGGTCCGAGCGATGGATGACGGCGAGTTCGATGCCCTGATGTGGTCGTTCGCGCCGGCGCCCGGCATCCGCCCCACGTCGTTCGCCGACGTCCCCGCGGTGACGCCCGAATCCACCGCCATGAGCAAAGAGCTGCGGCGCCGCGGGTTCCGGTTCGTGGGTCCGACGACCATGTATGCGCTGATGCAGTCCGCGGGCATGGTCGACGACCATATCGAGGGGTGTTGGCGAGCGGTCTGATCTCGCCGACGCGGGTCGGGGGAGCAGTGGACAATTCTCCCCATCGTGGCCGGTATTTCGGCCGGTTAGGATGAACGGGTGCGCCGTGCACGCTGAGTGCATCGGCCGAGAGTCTGCGGATGTACGACCCTGGGGGGGAACCGGGCATGAAGGCGTTGTCATGGATGCGCGCGCGACCGAAGACATTGGCGTCGGCGGCAGGGGTGACGGTCGGTGTCGTGGCCCTCACCACCATGGCCTTCACGTATGACGGTTTTCCCACCACCAAGGTGGATCTCAATGACGGCGGCGTCTGGATCACCAAGGCGTCCAGCCTGCTCGTCGGGCACTTCAACCACGAGTCCACGGTGCTCGACGGCGGACTCCGCACGACCGGCGAGAACTTCGACATCCTCCAGGACGAGACCAACATCCTCGTCACCGACACCAGCGCCTCGACCGTCACGTCGATCGATCCGGCGCGGGTGACGCTGGGCGACAGCGCCCGCATCCCGACATCGGCGAAGGTCGCCCTCGGGCACCAGACGGCCGCGATCCTCGACCAGAAGTCGGGCGATCTGTGGGTTCTGCCCGTCAAGGGCATAGCCGGTTTCAAGATCGAGGCCACCGACCCCGTCGCCGAGCTCGGGCCCAACGCCGACGTCGCCGTCGCCGAAGACGGCACCGTGTTCGGTCTGTCGTCGGAGCGCGGCGAGGTCGTCACGGTCCCGGTCGACAACGAGGGTGAGGCGCTCGATCCGTCGGCCGCGTCGGTCGGCGAGATCGACGACTCCGAGGCGCCGCACATCACCGCCGTCGGGCGCACGCCTGTCGTGCTCGACGCCGCCGCCGGCGTCGTCACGACTCCCGGCGGATTCCGCACGGAGATCAGAGACGCGGCGGATGCCGTGCTCCAGCCCGCCTCCGCCACGAACGACGCGGTCGCGCTGGCGACGAAGTCGGCCCTCATCACCGTGCCCTTCGACGGTGGCGAAGCCGTCGTGAAGGACGTCGGGGGCGACGGCTCGCCCGCGGCTCCCGTCTCGCTGCGCGGATGCACCTATGCCGCCTGGGCCGGTTCGGCGACGTTCCTGCGGGAATGCCCGGGCGAGGCCAACGACGTGAACGAGCGCATCGAGGGCGCCGAGCAGTCCCAGAGCCTCACGTTCCGCGTGAACCGCGACGTGATCATCCTCAACGACGCCGTCGGCGGAGCCGCGTGGATGGCCAACGAGAGCCTGCAGCGCGTCGACAACTGGAACGATCTCACTCCTCCCGAGGGCGAGACCGAGAACGAGGACGACTCCACCGAGGAGACGGTGGAGACCACCCTCCCCGACCGCAAGGAGGAGAACACTCCTCCGATCGCCGAGGACGACGAGTTCGGCGTGCGCCCCGGTGCATCGACGCTGCTCCCGGTCCTCGACAACGACAACGACCCCGACGGCGACGTGCTCGTCGCCGCCCTCGCCGAGAAGCAGCCGTCGATCGGCACGGTGCAGCCGATCCAGAACGGCGGCTCGCTGCAGATCGCGGTCGACGAGAAGGCGACCGGATCCACCACCTTCCAGTACGAGGCCAGCGACGGCCGCAAGGGCAAGGACACCGCCACCGTCACACTGACCGTGCACGACTTCGATGTGCACAACGCCCCGGTGCCGAAGCGCAAGACGACCCTCACGGTCGAATCCGGCGGCACCATCTCGTACAACGTCCTCCCCGACTTCATCGATCCCGACGGCGACGACATCTATCTCAAGGGCGTCGAGCCGGCGCCGGGTGACGAGGTCGACTTCAGCACCGACGGCCAGATCACCTACAAGGCCACCGCGAGCCTGCAGGGTCGCAAGGAGGTCGGCGTGACGGTCGCCGACGGCTACGGCGAGACCTACGTGGGCACGATCACCCTCGATGTGCGTCCCGCCGGGTCGACCGACCCCAAGACGAACGCCGATCACGTGATCACGCGGGTCGGCGAGCAGGTCTCGGTGGCACCCCTCACGAACGACACGAGCTCGGGCCGCGAGTCGCTGCGCCTCGGCAACGTCGACGAGGTGCCCGGTGCGACCGTGACCCCGGACTACACGAACAAGACGTTCCTGTTCTCGGCGGAGGCGCCCGGCACCTACTACGTGCAGTACCTCGCGACGGCCGGACCCAAGAGCGCTCAGGGCCTGGTGCGCGTCGACGTGCAGGAGGCGAGCGAGAACGATCTGCCGCCGGTCGCGGTGCGCGATGTGGCGCTGGTGCCGAGCGGCGGCGACGTGCTCGTCGGCGTCCTCGCCAACGACACCGACCCGGCCGGCGGGATCCTGGTCGTGCAGTCGGTGAGCCTCGAGCCGAACAGCGGGATCTCGGTCTCGGTGATCAACCACGAGACCCTCCGGATCACCGATCAGGGTGCGCTCAAAGACCAGGTGCGCGTCAAATACCGCATCTCGAACGGCTCGAAGTCCGCCGAGGGCGAGGTCGTCGTGATCCCGATCCCGGCACCCGACAAGATCATGCCGCCGGTGGCCGCACCCGACAACGTCTACGTGCGAGCGGGCGACGTCGTCACGATCCCGGTGCTCGACAACGACACCCACCCCAACGACGACGTGCTGCACGTGGTTCCGGAGCTGGTCGAGACGCCCGAGCCCGAAGACGGCGAGGCGTTCGTCTCGCAGGACACCGTGCGGTTCAAGGCGGGGCCGGAGGCGAAGACGGTCTACCTCACCTACGAGGCCGTCGACTCACGGCAGCAGAAGGCCGCCGGGTACGTGACGATCCAGATCCTGCCGATCGACGCGAAGACCAACGCGGCTCCTCGCCCGCAGGACATCGTCTCGCGAGCGCTGGCGGGCACCGAGATCAACATCGCCGTCCCCCTCGACGGCATCGACTCGGACGGCGACTCGGTCGAGCTGCTCGACATCGCCTCCAGCCCGAGCAAGGGCCGGATCACCGAGACCGGCGCCAACTACTTCAAGTACGAGGCGTTCGACGGCTCCGCCGGTGTCGACACGTTCAAGTACCGCGTGCGCGACCGCCTGGGCAAGGAGGGCATCGCGACGATCCGCGTCGGCATCGCCCCCGCCGAGGAGATCAACCAGCCCCCGTATGCGGTGAAGGATGCCGTCGTCGTGCGGCCCGGGCGTGAGATCGCCGTGCCGGTGCTGGCCAACGACTCCGACCCGGAAGGTGACGAGATCATCCTCGTCAGCGAGAAGAACGGTGGACTCGAGGTCCCTGAGGAGCTGACGGCCCGAGTCTCGGGCGACCGTGTGCTCGTGCAGGCGCCGAACGAGGAGATCGAGACCTCGCTGCAGTACACGATCCGCGACGCCCGAGGGGCGACGGCCTCGGCGACGCTGCAGGTCACGGTCGACGAGAACGTTCCGCTGCAGGCGCCCGTCGCGCGCGACGACCGCGTGCGGCCCGAGGATCTCAAGGACGGCACGCTGACGGCCGACATCCCGATCCTCAAGAACGACGAGGACCCGGACGGCACGACGGACGCGCTCGACGTGACGCTCGGCGACGGTGCGACCGCGCTCGAGAACGGATCGGTGCGAGTCACGGTGGGTGAGGAGCAGCAGCTCATCCGCTACACGCTGACCGACCGCGACGGCCTCGAGGCGTCGGCGTTCATCTTCGTCCCGGCCGAGTCGGGGCTGCGCCCCATGACGGACCTGACCAAGCCGGTCGAGGTCATCAGCGGCGAGACCAAGGTCCTGCCGCTGTCGGAGTACGTCACCGTCGCCGGTGGTGGCACGGCGCGGATCACCGAGCACTCCAAGGTGAGTGCCGTGCACGCCGATGGCGCCGACCTCGTGCAGGACGAGAAGACCCTCGTCTACACCTCGAAGGACGGATACTTCGGCCAGGACGCGATCACGTTCGAGGTGACGGACGGTACGGGCCCCGATGACCCCGAGGGTCGCAAGGCGACGCTGACCATCCCGATCGACGTGCTGCCGCCCGACAACCAGCAGCCGGTGTTCGTGAACAGTCAGATGCAGGTCGCGCCCGGTGAGGATGCGTCCTCGCTCGATCTCGCCGCACTTACGACGGATCCCGATCCCGAAGACCAGGACAACCTCGAGTTCACCTTCGTCGACGGAGACGGCGACGGTGTGACCGCGGACGTCAAGGGATCCGAGCTCCTGGTGAAGGCGTCATCGGATGCCAAGAAGGGCACCGCGATGACGCTGAACGTGCGCGTCACCGACGGCGAGACCGAACCGGTCGACGGCACGGTGACCGTGACCGTGTCGGCGTCGACGCGCGCGATGCCCACGGCGAACACCGACACGATCGCCGAGGCCGATCAGGGCAAGTCCGTGACCGTTCCGGTGCTCGCCAACGATTACAACCCGTTCCCCGAGACGCCGCTCAAGATCGTCTCCCAGAACGTCGAGGCCGGAATGGGCACGGTCGAGCGCCAGGGCGACGAGCTCGTCGTGACTCCGGCGGCCACCTTCGTCGGCACGATGGTCGTGCGCTACCGCATCCAGGACGCCACGAAGGACACGGAGCGTGAGGTCAACGGGCAGGTCGTGCTCACGGTGCAGGGTGTGCCGGATGCGCCGGGAGCCCCCGTGGTGACCAGCGTGCAGGACCGCACGGTGGTGCTCTCGTACTCGGCCCCGTCGAACAACGGCGCCGAGATCACGAAGTACACGGTCAAGTCGGTCGGGGGCAGTGCGTACTCGAAGGAGTGCCAGTCGACGACCTGCACCCTGGACGGTCTGACCAACAACGTCAAATACACCTTCCAGGTCACGGCGACGAACCGCGTCGGCGAGAGCAAGCCCTCGGGCACCTCGGGAGAAGCGCGCCCCGACGCGCGCCCCGACACCCCCAACCCGCCCACGCTGAAGTTCGGCGACAAGTCGCTCACCGTGAGCTGGACGACGCCCACGACCCCGGGTTCTCCGGTCGAGAGCTACACGCTCGAGATCTCTCCCGCGCCGCCGTCCGGCGTCGCGCAGAAGGAGGTCACCGGCAACTCGATCGTCTGGAACGGCCTCGAGAACGGGTCGAACTACCAGGTGCGCGTGCAGGCGCACAACCTCGCGCCCGAGCCCTCGAGCTGGAGCAACTGGTCGGCATCCGAGATCCCTGCGGGTCCGCCGATGCAGCCGGGCGCGCCGACCACGACCGAGCTGGCACCGGTCGGTGACCAGGCCCAGATGCAGGTGAACTGGGCGGCGCCGAACTCGAACGGTGACGCGATCGACGGCTACACGCTCGAGGTCTACGAAGGCTCGACCCTGCGGAACACCCTGACGCCCGGGGCGGGTGCCACCTCGCAGGCGGTCACCGTGCCGACGTCCGAGACGCCGTACACGTACCGCATCCGCGCGCACAACAAGGCGGGCTGGGGCGAGTGGTCCGGGATGTCGGCCCCGCGTCGAGGAGTCGTCGCGCCCGGCGCGCCGACCAGTCTCGCCGCGGCGCCGCATGACCGCTACGTCGACGTGACGTACAACCCCGGGTCGCGCAACGGCGCCAGGGAAGGCGAGATCAGCTACCAGTACTCGCTCAACGGCGGAGGATGGCAGGGCCTGCAGGGCAACCGCATCGGCGGTCTCTCCAACGGCACGACGTACAACATCCAGGTCCGGGCCGTCGCCAGCGTGGATGGCGGCACCTACGCCGGAGCCGCGTCGAACACGGCGAGTGCCGTGCCGTACGGCCCTCCGTCGGCTCCCGGGGCGGGCGCGCAGAACCTCGGCACCCAGGTGAAGCTCACGTGGAACTCGAACGGCTCCGGCAACGGCCGTGCCATCCAGCTGACGCAGATCGACATCGGCAACGGCTGGCAGGACGTGCCGCAGAGCGGTGAGCGGATCGTCGGCAACGGATACCAGCAGACGCACAGCATCCGGGTGCGGGCTCAGGACTCGGCCGGACAGTGGACGCCCGTCGCATCGGCATCCGCTCGCACGAGCGATCCGCCCGCGGAGGTCCTGAAGACGGGCAAGGGCGCGTCGGGCAGCTGGCCGGGAGAGTGCGACACCCCGACATGCGCGTACGTGACGCTCAAGGTCGAGAATTTCCGCAGCCCTGGCACGTACACACTCCGGTGCGACGACGGCGGACAGTTCGGCAACTCGAGAAGGGCCGTGCCGGAGAACGGCACGGTTCAGCTCGGTTGCTTCTACGGCAATCCTGGCCGGTCGATCCGCGTCTACATCGTCGAGCTCAATCGGTACGCCGACGCGCTCGTCTGGTATTAGCGCGCCGGCGACGGCGCGCCCCGATGACCTTCACAGAACAGGGAAACCCACACTCATGAGCATGACCCCCGAACAGGCGGCCTGGTTCCAGGGCACCTTCACCCGCCTCGTCGACAACATCGACAGGGCCGTGCAGGGAAAGCGCGAGGTCGTCGGTCTCGTGCTGTCGGCGATGCTCGCCGAGGGACACGTGCTGCTCGAGGACGCCCCCGGCACGGGCAAGACCAGCCTCGCGAAGGCGCTCGCATCCACTGTGCAGGGCACCAGCACGCGCATCCAGTTCACGCCCGACCTGCTGCCGTCGGACGTCACGGGTGTCACGATCTACGACCAGCAGTCGCATCGCTTCGAGTTCCACAAGGGACCGATCTTCGCCTCGATCGTGCTCGCGGACGAGATCAACCGCGCCTCGCCGAAGACGCAGTCGGCTCTGCTCGAGGTCATGGAGGAGTCGCGGGTCACGGTCGACGGCGTCACGCACGAGGCCGGACGCCCGTTCCTCGTGATCGCGACCCAGAACCCGATCGAGCAGGCCGGAACCTACAAGCTCCCCGAGGCCCAGCTCGACCGCTTCCTCGTCAAGACGTCGATCGGCTACCCCGATCTGGCGGTCACGGAGAGCATCCTCGCCGGTGCCTCCGACCGCAACCCGTCGGCCGGACTCTCGGCGATCATCACCACGAGCGCCGTCGCCGACATGGCCGACCTCGGTGCGTCGGTGCACGTCGAGCCCGCTGTGCTCCGCTACGTCGCCGAGCTCGCCGAGGCGACCCGTGAGGACTCCGCGATCAGGCTCGGTGTCTCGGTGCGTGGCGCGATCGCGATGATCCGCATCGCCAAGGTCCGCGCCGCCTCGCAGGGCCGCCACTTCGTGCTCCCCGACGACATCAAGGCCCTCGCGCGGCCGGTGTGGCAGCACCGTCTGCTGCTCGACGCCGAGGCCGAGTTCGCGGGCACCTCGAGCGACACGGTCATCGCGCGGGTCCTCGAGAACGTCGCGGCACCGCAGGCCCGAGCAGCGGCCTGATGACCACGGAGGCATTGCCGGCTGCGACCGCGCCGATCGACCGCGACGCCGGCTGGCGTGACGTCGCGGCGGTCATCGGCGCGCGCATCCTGGTTCGCCTCCGCATGATCACCGCCGCCATCCGACCGCTGGCGTGGGTCCTCATGGCCCTCGCCGTCGGATTCTGGATCCTCGGTCAGATCGCCGGTTGGGCCGAGTTCACGATCGCCGCCGTGGTCATCGCCATCACCGTCGGTCTGTGCGCCCTCTTCCTGATCGGACGCACCGCCTACGACGTCTCGCTCGACCTCGCTCGCTCCCGCGTCGTCGTGGGCGAGCGGGCCGTCGGTGCGCTGACCCTCGCGAACCGCGGCGCCAGGGCGATCCTGCCCTCGCGCGTCGTGCTTCCCGTCGGCTCCGGCCGAGGAGAATTCGGCATCCAGCGCCTCGCGCCGGGGGAGGAGGCGGAGGAGCTCTTCGCGATCCCCACCCAGAAGCGCGGCGTCGTGAAGGTCGGGCCCGTGAGCGTCGTCCGCGGCGACCCGCTCGGTCTGTTCGAGCGCGCGCACCGGCGCGAAGATCCGGTCGACCTCTACGTGCACCCTCGCACGGTGCTGTTCGACGGGCAGTCGCTGGGCTACCTGCGTGACCTCGAGGGTCTGCCCGCCGCCGATCTGTCGCGCGACGACGTCTCGTTCCACGCGCTGCTCGAGTATCAGCCGGGCGACGACCTTCGCCACGTGCACTGGCGGTCCACGGCTCGCACCGGAACGATGATGGTGCGCCAGTACGAGGAGACCCGTCGCTCGCACTTCGTCATCGGACTCTCGCGGTCGACCGGCGACTATGCCACCGACGACGACTTCGAGCTCGCGATCTCGGCAGCCGGCTCCATCGGGCTCCGCGCGATCCGCGACTCCCAGCGCGTCGACGTGCGCGTGCAGGGGCGCGAGCTCGCCGCCGGCACCGGCAAGCAGCTGCTCGACTCGCTGTCCGCGGTCGAGAACTCGAAACCTCGCGACGGCGGCATCGACCACCTGGCGGGAGTGCTGGCCAGGACCATGCCGCTCGCCAGCGTCGTCGTGCTCGTCTGCGGGTCGAAGGTCAGCACCGACGACCTGCGACTCGCGTGCGCTCGTCTGCCCTATGGGGCCAAGGTGCTCGCGGTCGTCGCCGACCGCTCGGTGTCGGCTCCGGCGCTGCGCCGCATCGGCGACGCGGATGTCGTCACGATCGGCGCTCTCGAACAGGTTCCCCTCGCACTGCAGAAGGTGCTCGCATGACCCTCTTCACGACAGAGAAGGCCGGGCTGCCGCTGCGTCGGTGGATCCTCGACCTGACCGCGTCGGCTCTGCTGATCCTGGTGTCGATCGTGGGGTTCTGGCCGACCTTCGCCGGCCCGTCGTATCTGCCCGCCGCGATCGGCGCCCTGCTGCTCGGACTCGCCGTCGCCACGGTCGCGACCTGGCGTCGATGGGGCATCCTCATCGTCACGGGTCTGACGATCGGCGTCTACTTCGTCTTCGGCGGTGCGCTGGCGCTGCCCCACACCGCCATCCTCGGGGTCATCCCCACGCTCGACACTCTGCAGCGGCTCGCGGTCGGCACCGTGACGTCGTGGAAGCAGCTGCTCACGACGGTCGCTCCGGTGGCCGCGGCCGACGGGCATCTGCTCGTACCGTTCCTGCTCACCCTCGTGGTGACCGTGCTGACGGCATCCCTCGCACTTCGGCTGTCGCTCGTGGCGTGGGCTCTGCTTCCCGCCGGTGCGATGCTCGTCATGGTGATCGCTCTCGGCACCCCGGAGCCGGCTTTCCCCGTCGCCCAGGGACTCCTCTTCGCCGTGCTGGCGGTCGCGTGGCTGGCCCTTCGGCAGCTGTGGGCTCCGCAGAACGCCGCCGTCTCGGTGAGCGAGGTCGATCCGTCCCGCGCCTCGCACATGCGCATGAGGCGTCTGCTGGCGGGCGCCGCCGTGCTGGCGATCGCCGGGGGAGCGGGCGTCGTGTCGAGCGCCGTCGCCGCCCCGGAGCAGCCCCGCCACGTGTTCCGCGACGTGATCATCCCGCCGTTCAACATCCGCGACTACCCGAGCCCGCTGCAGGCGTTCCGCAAGAACGTGCGCGATGAGGCCTCCGACACTCTCTTCACGGTGAGCGGACTGCCCAAGGGGTCGCGCATGCGCATCGCCGTGATGGATCAGTTCGACGGCATGGTCTACAACGTCACGGACGGCGGAGTGGATTCGTCGAGCGCGTTCGGACCCATCCGCTCGAACATGTCTCCCGATGCCGAGGGCATCCCTGTGACGCTGAAGGTCGAGGTCGACGAGTATCGCGGTGTCTGGCTGCCCGATGCCGGCTCCGTCTCGGAGATCGACTTCACCGGGGATCGCGCGGAAGAGCTGCGCCGCACCGCGTACTACAACGGCGACACCGGCACGGCGGTCGTCACCTCGAAGCTCACCAAGGGTGACGCCTACACGGTCGACACCGTCATCCCGGCCGATCTCGACGACACCCAGCTCGCCGATGTGCAGTTCGGCAAGGTGCCGCTGCCGACTCAGAGCAACGTCCCGGAAGAGCTCACATCGCTCGCGTCGGAGACGGTCGCCGAGGCCGAGACTCCGATCGAACAGGTGCGAGCGCTCGAGACCTTCCTCGCCGACGGCGGCTTCTTCAGCCACGGGCTCGAGGGAGAGGTGCTGTCGCGTGCCGGGCACACCTCGGAGCGCATCTCGACGCTGATCGGCGGCGATCAGATGATCGGCGACGACGAGCAGTATGCGGTGGCGATGGCGCTGCTGGCCCGCGAGGTCGGCATCCCCGCCCGCGTGGTGATGGGCTTCTACCCCGATGAGGACAAAGAGGGCGAGGCGGTCTTCACCGCCACGGGCGGAGACGTGCACGCCTGGGTCGAGGTGAACTTCGAGGGGGTCGGCTGGCTCGAGTTCAATCCCACCCCGCCCGAAGACAAGGTGCCGAACGACCAGAACACCAAGCCCAGGGTCGACCCCAAGCCGCAGGTGCTGCAGCCGCCGCCCCCGCCGCAGGAGCCGGTCGATCTTCCCCCGACGCTGCCCGACGACCGCAAGGGCGACGACGAGACACTCAACATCCTCGGGATCATCGGCGCCATCCTCGCCATCGGCGGCATCTCGCTCGCGGTTCTCGCGGTGCTCGCGTCGCCGTTCATCGTGATCGGCGCGTGGAAGGCGGCGAAGCGTCGCACGCGTCGGCAGGCGGCTCGCACGGCCGATCGCATCAGCGGCGGATGGGATGAACTCGCCGACAGGGCGGTCGACTACGGCGCGAGGCTCGCCCCCGGCGGCACGCGTGTCGAGGAGGCGGCGACCGTGGCCGCGACGCTCACGCTGCCGCAGGTGACGACGCTCGCGCAGCGGGCGGATGCCGAGGTCTTCGGCCCCTCGGAGCCCACCACCGAAGACGTGGACGCCTTCTGGACGGAGGTCGACACGATCGTCGGCGGCCTCGGCAAGGAGGCCGGATTCTGGAAGCGCACCAAGGCGCGACTGAGCCTGAGGTCGCTGATGGGCGGGACCGCCGTGTCGGCCGGTCTGCAGAACCTCAGAGAGGCCGCGGTCGCGCGAGTGAGACGCGAACCTGGCACCATCAAGAGCAGCAACAGTACGACGACGTCCACCTCACCCGAGAGCGAGACACCATGACGCAGGTCCCGTTCGGCCAGATCGCGCCGATCTCCCGACGCGCGATCGGCTACCTGATCGACGCACTCATCGCCGGGGGTCTCGCCGTCGTGC contains the following coding sequences:
- a CDS encoding glycosyltransferase, producing MLSLLGSISLVLTVMFLAYMTFILIPYVRHRKEKPGDPALFDWHIFVPCRDEAAVIATTIARQRERFPQAHLWVIDDDSDDETSAIIQAHADVDPFVHLVQRRRPLARTGKGDALNSAYDALNGWLPTDADRDRIIVTVVDADGEMAENALAAVAADDCFGDPVVGAAQITVWMKNRDDRTPYPEKGRLANAFARYLIRMQDVEFRTVILAMQSLRSKTGTVGLGGNGQFTRLSVLDRIGEGYGAPWHGALLEDYELGLHVILAGYENSQVHDTYVAQEALPSLRRLLAQRTRWSQGNIQCVKYIKDIVRSRHFDSSGVLECLYYLFLPFLQMIGLIVILLTLAFHGAGVIADPAALDGLVDNAWAFVLLGMLFGIGPFVIWGILYKLRCEPGSSWLQAVSWGAGLFFFVQYILVSVTRAMLRVVLGRNGWAKTRRNAETHVVGPVAVDV
- a CDS encoding DNA-3-methyladenine glycosylase I, coding for MTSLIAGPDHRERCAWVGDDAEYRRYHDEEWGTPLHGDRALFEKTALEGFQAGLSWITILRKRPRFREVFAGFEPEAVAEFDESDVERLMADAGIIRNRAKIEATIGNARLVRAMDDGEFDALMWSFAPAPGIRPTSFADVPAVTPESTAMSKELRRRGFRFVGPTTMYALMQSAGMVDDHIEGCWRAV